The proteins below come from a single Leopardus geoffroyi isolate Oge1 chromosome D3, O.geoffroyi_Oge1_pat1.0, whole genome shotgun sequence genomic window:
- the CD3H22orf39 gene encoding UPF0545 protein C22orf39 homolog isoform X2 encodes MVRAFFNFHWLASSEEGFGSRPVMADGGGWRPPRPCETYSAEWKLCRSVRHFLHHYYVHGERPACEQWRRDLANCREWEERRSAEAQSLCESERARVQAARKHTLVWALRQSPPADWHLPLPQEEKDQ; translated from the exons ATGGTGCGGGCTTTCTTCAATTTTCATTGGCTAGCGAGTTCAGAGGAGGGATTCGGCAGTCGCCCGGTAATGGCGGATGGTGGCGGCTGGCGG CCGCCGCGCCCCTGCGAGACCTACAGCGCTGAATGGAAGCTCTGCCGCAGCGTGCGGCACTTCCTGCACCACTACTACGTCCACGGCGAGCGGCCAGCCTGCGAGCAGTGGCGGCGCGACCTGGCCAACTGCCGAGAGTGGGAGGAGCGCCGGAGCGCGGAGGCCCAG TCCCTCTGTGAGAGTGAGCGTGCGAGAGTCCAGGCTGCACGGAAACACACCCTCGTGTGGGCCCTGAGGCAGAGCCCTCCTGCAGACTGGCACCTCCCTCTGCCACAGGAGGAGAAAGACCAGTGA
- the CD3H22orf39 gene encoding UPF0545 protein C22orf39 homolog isoform X1, with translation MVRAFFNFHWLASSEEGFGSRPVMADGGGWRPPRPCETYSAEWKLCRSVRHFLHHYYVHGERPACEQWRRDLANCREWEERRSAEAQQSLCESERARVQAARKHTLVWALRQSPPADWHLPLPQEEKDQ, from the exons ATGGTGCGGGCTTTCTTCAATTTTCATTGGCTAGCGAGTTCAGAGGAGGGATTCGGCAGTCGCCCGGTAATGGCGGATGGTGGCGGCTGGCGG CCGCCGCGCCCCTGCGAGACCTACAGCGCTGAATGGAAGCTCTGCCGCAGCGTGCGGCACTTCCTGCACCACTACTACGTCCACGGCGAGCGGCCAGCCTGCGAGCAGTGGCGGCGCGACCTGGCCAACTGCCGAGAGTGGGAGGAGCGCCGGAGCGCGGAGGCCCAG CAGTCCCTCTGTGAGAGTGAGCGTGCGAGAGTCCAGGCTGCACGGAAACACACCCTCGTGTGGGCCCTGAGGCAGAGCCCTCCTGCAGACTGGCACCTCCCTCTGCCACAGGAGGAGAAAGACCAGTGA